The Balnearium lithotrophicum DNA window ACGGAATAGATAAAGGATTACCCTTTATTCTCTCTATCTTGAAGGAATACGGAATTAAAGGAACATTTTTCATAAATGGACTATCTATAGATAGGTTAAAAGAAACAAAGCTCATAGAAAAAATTATTATTGATGGACATGAAATAGCATCCCACGGATATAGACATGTGGATTATAGAGAACTTCCTTTCGATGTTGCTAAAAAAGAACTATCCTACGTAAAGGATGTTTTACAATCTTTAACAGGAAAGGTAGTAAAAGGATTCAGAGCTCCCCAGTTCAGAGTAAACGATTACTTAATAGATATTTTGTGTGAAGTAGGATATATGTATGACTCTTCTGTTCCAGAACCTAAATGTATAAGTGCTGCTTCTCTACTGAGAGGGGTAAGAAGTTCCTCTCATCTCTTAAAATCAACTTGTCCTTTAGAATTTCCTATAACTTGCCTTTCAACCATTCCAATTCCCCACGGTCTTCTTTGGGTATCAAAAATTGGTTTTGAATTATATAAAAAGCTTTTCACTAATTTAGTAAAAAGAAAAAAACAGGTTAATTTTTATGTTCACCCGTTTGATATAGTTGCTTCAGATGCAATGGGTAAAAGAACTTTAAAAGGCGTTTTAAGAAAAAGTTTTTATCTCTTTAATTTAGAAAATCCGAGGAAGTTACTTGAAAATCTAGTTTTATTTTGGGCAGAAACAAAAGTTAAATTTTCAACACTTGAAACTCTTTTAGAAGGAGAAAAAAATGATTAGGTGTTTTCTTCTAATGATTGTTCTTTTAACTTCTCTTAGTTCTTGCTATAGAGAAAAAAGCAAGTGTAACTTTGATATATGTGATATTTTGAATACCAGTGAAAAAATAGAACTAATAGAAGTTCCTGATAAATATAGAGATATTGATGAGGAAACTAAAAATCTCTTGAAGGATTTTCCTTTTATTTCTTATAAGCCCATTTTGGATTTTTACGGTAAGTTTCCTCCTGAATTCTACTCTTCAATCAAACTCAAATGGAAATCAGCTCCTTTCGAGAAAGCCAACTATTGGAGATTAAGATGGGACCCTAAATTCTATGATTTTATTTATTTAAAACCTTTTTGGATAGGGAACCTTAGCTTGAAAACCAATGACCTGCTGAAAAATTTTGCTATTTCTTTAAATGTATCTCCGGAGGAAATAGAAATTCTCGAAAATTGGGTAAAAAATGGAGGTAATTTATGGATAGAGTCAGCTATATTTATCTCAAGTTATGATTTATCTTTGAGAAGGATAAAAAGGAAACAAATCAT harbors:
- a CDS encoding polysaccharide deacetylase family protein; this encodes MKLCFTVDVELDLGNGPSSYGIDKGLPFILSILKEYGIKGTFFINGLSIDRLKETKLIEKIIIDGHEIASHGYRHVDYRELPFDVAKKELSYVKDVLQSLTGKVVKGFRAPQFRVNDYLIDILCEVGYMYDSSVPEPKCISAASLLRGVRSSSHLLKSTCPLEFPITCLSTIPIPHGLLWVSKIGFELYKKLFTNLVKRKKQVNFYVHPFDIVASDAMGKRTLKGVLRKSFYLFNLENPRKLLENLVLFWAETKVKFSTLETLLEGEKND